A single window of Calditerrivibrio sp. DNA harbors:
- a CDS encoding riboflavin synthase: MFTGIIEEIGTVKYILKKGNSAEISINCFKVLEDAMIGDSIAVDGVCLTVKNFDKSSFSADISYETLNKTTLSRLVPDDKVNLERALTLQTRLGGHIVLGHVDCVGIIKQIRNIGNSIELYISDFNPIKQYIANKGSIALNGISLTVAEIKENIFTVAIIPHTFEMTNLKYKQVGDRVNLEADIVARYLERLLQNKDNNSKLIDMLRNIEL; encoded by the coding sequence ATGTTCACAGGAATAATAGAAGAGATAGGTACAGTCAAATATATACTCAAAAAAGGGAATAGTGCCGAGATCTCAATCAATTGTTTTAAGGTGCTCGAAGATGCAATGATCGGGGACTCCATAGCTGTAGATGGAGTGTGCTTAACTGTAAAAAACTTTGATAAAAGTAGTTTTTCCGCAGATATCTCCTATGAAACCCTTAATAAAACTACGTTAAGTAGATTGGTACCAGATGATAAAGTGAATCTCGAAAGAGCTCTAACACTTCAGACGAGATTAGGTGGACATATTGTCTTAGGCCACGTGGATTGTGTTGGAATCATAAAGCAGATAAGAAATATAGGTAACAGCATTGAACTCTACATCTCAGATTTTAATCCCATAAAACAGTATATAGCTAACAAAGGCTCAATAGCATTAAACGGTATTAGCCTAACAGTAGCAGAGATAAAAGAGAACATCTTCACTGTTGCAATTATCCCCCATACTTTTGAGATGACAAACCTAAAATACAAACAGGTGGGTGATAGAGTAAACCTCGAAGCTGATATAGTAGCAAGATACTTAGAAAGGTTATTGCAAAATAAAGATAATAATAGTAAATTAATTGATATGCTTAGAAATATTGAACTTTAA
- a CDS encoding HD domain-containing protein, protein MEMNINKKYLILEISKSTTKDNRPYFRTVFIDKEGSQMHGIMFDSNKLKFEPEKGDVVYVQGSIQSYNGQFQIKISNMEKLPSEEAADFLPKGNFDENLLFDEFVSYVDHHLKDKFIKELFSQFKSDKEIIQKFKKIPAAKNVHHAYIGGLLEHTFSVVKLAVMMAKFYKVNRDLLIAGAIFHDIGKVFELDISKGFDYTDSGKLIGHLLLGIELVNNYCLKIKDFPDNYRYLINHMVASHHGMLEYGSPKKPKTLEAIILHHIDDMDAKVNTFRSIFIKDSVADGGWSNYDRLLERQLYNHNIVSEDIDE, encoded by the coding sequence ATGGAAATGAATATTAACAAAAAATATTTAATTCTTGAGATCTCAAAAAGTACTACAAAGGATAACAGACCCTACTTTAGGACTGTATTTATCGATAAAGAGGGTTCCCAAATGCATGGGATCATGTTTGATAGCAACAAGCTAAAGTTTGAACCTGAAAAAGGTGATGTGGTCTATGTTCAAGGATCTATCCAAAGCTACAACGGTCAATTTCAGATCAAGATCAGCAACATGGAAAAACTCCCCTCTGAAGAAGCCGCTGACTTCCTTCCCAAAGGAAATTTTGATGAAAATCTGTTATTCGATGAATTTGTTTCCTATGTTGACCATCATCTAAAAGATAAATTCATTAAAGAGCTCTTTAGTCAATTTAAATCAGATAAAGAGATAATACAAAAGTTTAAGAAGATTCCTGCAGCTAAAAATGTTCATCACGCATACATCGGTGGTCTATTAGAACATACCTTTTCTGTGGTAAAATTAGCTGTCATGATGGCCAAATTCTATAAAGTTAACAGAGATCTTCTTATAGCAGGTGCCATTTTTCACGATATTGGTAAAGTTTTTGAACTGGATATATCCAAAGGGTTTGATTACACAGATAGTGGTAAATTGATCGGACATCTATTGCTTGGTATAGAGTTGGTAAACAATTATTGTCTTAAGATAAAAGATTTTCCAGACAACTACAGATACTTAATAAACCATATGGTGGCAAGTCATCATGGAATGTTGGAATATGGTTCACCTAAGAAACCTAAAACATTAGAAGCTATCATACTGCACCACATAGATGATATGGACGCAAAAGTCAATACATTCAGATCTATATTTATAAAAGACAGTGTGGCCGATGGGGGATGGAGTAATTATGATCGCCTATTGGAAAGACAGCTCTATAATCACAATATAGTTTCGGAGGACATAGATGAATGA
- the pgsA gene encoding CDP-diacylglycerol--glycerol-3-phosphate 3-phosphatidyltransferase, with the protein MLFDKSFLNLPNQLTVLRVIIIPFFIIFLYMDKGVTNIIATILFVLASITDYADGYLARRYKIITDFGKILDPIADKILVAASMIVLVELNRLAGWIVILMLARDFAIGALRNFAASKGVVIAAGFSGKLKTVLQMIGIGCLIFKQPLLGLDIFFIGIIFIYAALFTSLYSCVIYYIKFFKDIKNIEHGDTGV; encoded by the coding sequence ATGTTATTTGATAAGAGTTTTTTAAATTTACCAAATCAGCTGACAGTTTTAAGGGTAATAATAATCCCATTTTTTATTATATTTCTCTACATGGACAAAGGGGTTACAAACATCATAGCAACAATCCTGTTCGTATTAGCATCCATAACCGACTACGCAGACGGATACCTGGCTCGAAGGTACAAAATCATAACAGATTTTGGTAAAATTCTGGATCCTATAGCAGATAAAATCCTTGTTGCTGCCAGTATGATTGTATTGGTGGAATTAAATAGACTCGCCGGATGGATCGTAATATTGATGCTTGCAAGGGATTTTGCTATAGGTGCACTAAGGAATTTTGCTGCCAGTAAAGGAGTTGTGATTGCAGCTGGGTTTTCTGGCAAACTTAAAACTGTTTTACAAATGATAGGGATAGGATGTCTTATCTTTAAACAGCCTCTTTTGGGGCTCGATATATTTTTTATAGGCATTATATTTATATATGCAGCACTATTTACATCCTTGTACTCCTGTGTAATCTATTATATAAAATTTTTCAAAGATATAAAAAATATTGAGCATGGGGACACCGGCGTATGA
- the ribE gene encoding 6,7-dimethyl-8-ribityllumazine synthase → MAVKVLEGKYDGKGLKFAIVASRFNDFIVKSLISGAVDALIRHNVDEKDIDVFKTPGAFEIPLLCKKLAKTGKYDAVIALGAVIRGSTPHFDYVAAEVSKGVAKASYDTEIPVIFGVLTTDTIEQAIERAGTKSGNKGAEAAMGALEIVNLIKDQNI, encoded by the coding sequence ATGGCTGTAAAGGTATTGGAAGGTAAATATGATGGTAAAGGATTAAAATTTGCAATCGTGGCCTCAAGATTTAACGATTTTATCGTAAAAAGCCTTATCTCCGGTGCTGTCGATGCTTTAATCAGGCACAATGTCGACGAAAAGGATATAGATGTTTTTAAAACACCTGGAGCTTTTGAAATCCCACTGCTTTGCAAAAAACTTGCTAAAACTGGAAAGTACGATGCTGTAATTGCCTTGGGAGCTGTTATAAGGGGATCTACACCCCATTTCGATTATGTTGCTGCTGAAGTATCAAAAGGTGTAGCCAAAGCCAGTTACGATACAGAGATACCCGTTATCTTTGGAGTTCTTACCACAGACACCATAGAACAAGCCATCGAAAGAGCAGGAACAAAATCTGGGAACAAAGGAGCAGAAGCTGCAATGGGTGCTTTGGAAATAGTAAATCTTATAAAGGATCAAAATATTTGA
- the ribD gene encoding bifunctional diaminohydroxyphosphoribosylaminopyrimidine deaminase/5-amino-6-(5-phosphoribosylamino)uracil reductase RibD: protein MVNPLLIFDEAIQLALMGKGYTGTNPVVGAIVVKNGKIIGRGYHKAFGMPHAEIEALKDCEESPEGADLYVTLEPCSTYGKTPPCTEAIIKSGIKRVFIGVVDPNPDHSGKAVDILKESGVEVFIGYNEKVCAEIIEDFTKFILLKKPYFILKAATTLDGKLATVTGDSKWITNESSRIYVQYLRTISDAILVGINTVHKDDPMLNVRSFGRDKEPIKIVVDSHLSIDENSKLVKEFGRHLLIATTNRDEIKISKLQKYGVKILLCANKDGRVDLSDLSDKLINMNLLNILVEGGSRIFGSFLKNGLADKLYHFIAPKVIGGDGISMFDTLGIENIEGAISCSLLYTKRFEEDILNVYKFYDYTKHTLELTEKVRNRCKHKCSQE from the coding sequence TTGGTTAACCCTTTACTGATCTTTGACGAAGCAATACAGTTAGCCTTAATGGGAAAAGGATACACTGGAACAAACCCAGTTGTGGGAGCAATTGTAGTTAAAAATGGCAAAATAATCGGAAGAGGATACCATAAAGCTTTTGGTATGCCCCACGCTGAGATCGAAGCACTCAAAGATTGTGAAGAGTCACCGGAGGGTGCTGATCTTTATGTTACCCTTGAGCCTTGTTCCACTTACGGCAAGACACCTCCATGTACCGAGGCTATAATTAAAAGTGGTATAAAAAGGGTCTTTATAGGCGTTGTAGATCCAAACCCCGATCATAGTGGTAAAGCTGTTGATATTCTAAAAGAATCTGGCGTAGAAGTTTTCATTGGATACAACGAAAAAGTATGTGCAGAGATCATAGAGGATTTTACCAAATTCATACTACTTAAAAAACCATATTTTATTTTAAAAGCAGCCACCACTTTGGATGGTAAATTAGCTACTGTTACTGGAGACTCTAAATGGATCACCAACGAATCCTCACGAATCTACGTCCAGTACCTAAGAACCATTTCTGATGCCATACTTGTGGGTATCAACACTGTACACAAAGATGATCCCATGCTTAACGTTAGAAGCTTTGGAAGGGATAAAGAGCCAATAAAAATAGTTGTTGATTCTCATCTATCCATAGATGAAAACTCAAAACTAGTAAAAGAATTTGGAAGACATCTACTCATAGCCACAACCAATAGAGATGAAATAAAAATATCGAAACTACAAAAATATGGTGTCAAAATCCTTTTATGTGCCAATAAAGATGGAAGAGTAGACCTATCAGATCTTTCAGACAAACTTATAAATATGAACCTACTAAACATATTAGTGGAAGGTGGTAGTAGAATCTTTGGCTCATTTTTAAAAAATGGGCTTGCTGACAAACTCTATCATTTCATTGCACCAAAAGTAATAGGAGGAGATGGTATATCGATGTTTGATACTTTAGGTATAGAGAATATAGAAGGTGCTATTAGTTGTAGTTTGTTATACACAAAAAGATTTGAAGAGGATATCTTAAATGTATATAAATTTTATGATTATACAAAACATACCCTTGAGTTAACAGAAAAAGTACGAAATAGGTGTAAACACAAATGTTCACAGGAATAA
- a CDS encoding DUF4911 domain-containing protein gives MDKTVKIKFIANQKQILYINSILDSYDGIGIMRTIDKSKGQIAIYSTQSQYEKVLKLLKALKKEGTHIESITWEFSENVDSW, from the coding sequence ATGGATAAAACCGTGAAAATCAAATTTATTGCAAATCAAAAACAGATCCTATATATAAATAGTATTTTAGACTCCTATGATGGTATAGGTATAATGAGAACAATAGACAAATCCAAAGGGCAGATAGCAATATACTCCACTCAATCGCAATATGAAAAGGTTTTAAAACTCTTGAAAGCACTTAAAAAAGAGGGTACACACATAGAAAGTATAACATGGGAGTTTAGTGAAAATGTTGATAGTTGGTGA
- a CDS encoding sigma-54 dependent transcriptional regulator — MPTILIVDDEKSFREVLEILFTAEGFSVLLAKNISEAKNILDRFEVDIVLSDLVIGKESGLDLARYAKDKNMSIPFLLITAYASPDTAMESVKLGVIDYISKPFDNDKLIKIVKDLVQKDNEDETIEELNDIIGNSPFIKDLKKKIKDIAKGDSSVLITGESGTGKELVARAIHNLSNRKVAPFVPINCGAIPSELVEAELFGYKKGAFTGAYTDKRGLFEIASGGTVFLDEITELPLNLQVKLLRVLQDKKVMKVGSTEELPIDIRVISATNKNIALEVEKGNFRSDLYYRINVVNIDLKPLRERVEDIEPLSRFFLKKFSEKMNKSVKEISYPVLEILKSYDYKGNVRELQNIIERGVALEKSDRLLPASILEYFSQKTTEHSPLLPELRLDAPINLEKIVDSIEKRYISCALQLTGHNQSKSAKLLGISLRMLRYKMDKHGLT, encoded by the coding sequence ATGCCAACAATACTTATTGTTGATGACGAAAAATCTTTTCGTGAAGTATTAGAGATACTTTTTACTGCTGAGGGCTTTAGCGTTTTGCTTGCTAAAAATATATCAGAGGCAAAAAATATTTTAGATAGGTTTGAGGTAGATATAGTGCTTTCTGACCTCGTCATAGGTAAAGAAAGTGGTCTGGATCTTGCGCGATATGCTAAGGATAAGAATATGAGCATACCTTTTCTTCTTATAACTGCTTACGCTAGTCCTGATACAGCTATGGAATCTGTAAAACTTGGTGTCATAGACTATATATCAAAACCCTTTGATAATGATAAACTCATAAAAATAGTTAAAGACCTTGTCCAAAAGGACAACGAAGATGAAACCATAGAAGAGCTCAACGACATCATTGGCAACAGCCCATTTATAAAAGATTTAAAAAAGAAGATAAAAGATATTGCGAAAGGAGATTCCTCTGTACTTATAACAGGCGAATCTGGGACAGGAAAAGAGCTTGTAGCAAGAGCTATCCATAATCTAAGCAATAGAAAGGTTGCGCCATTTGTCCCCATAAACTGTGGTGCAATACCTTCAGAACTTGTGGAAGCAGAGCTCTTTGGTTACAAAAAAGGGGCTTTTACAGGTGCATATACAGATAAGAGAGGTTTATTCGAAATAGCATCAGGGGGAACAGTTTTCTTAGATGAAATCACAGAACTACCTCTAAATCTGCAGGTAAAGTTATTAAGAGTACTTCAAGACAAAAAAGTAATGAAAGTAGGTTCCACTGAAGAGCTCCCTATAGACATCAGGGTGATATCTGCCACAAATAAAAACATCGCTTTAGAGGTTGAAAAAGGTAATTTTAGAAGTGATCTGTACTATAGGATAAATGTTGTAAATATTGATCTAAAGCCCCTCAGGGAGAGAGTAGAAGATATAGAACCCCTTTCAAGATTCTTTTTAAAGAAGTTTTCTGAAAAGATGAATAAAAGTGTTAAAGAAATCTCTTACCCGGTGCTTGAAATATTAAAATCTTACGATTACAAAGGTAATGTAAGGGAACTACAAAATATCATAGAAAGAGGTGTTGCCCTGGAGAAATCTGACCGTCTTTTACCTGCAAGTATCCTCGAATACTTTTCCCAGAAAACCACCGAACATTCACCACTTCTACCAGAACTAAGACTTGATGCCCCTATTAATTTGGAAAAGATCGTGGACTCCATAGAAAAGAGATACATAAGCTGTGCCTTACAGCTCACCGGTCATAACCAGAGTAAATCAGCAAAACTCCTCGGTATAAGCTTGAGGATGTTGAGATACAAAATGGATAAACATGGTCTTACTTGA
- a CDS encoding uracil-xanthine permease family protein → MNEGLGIRKILLGIQFLFVAFGALVLVPLLTGLDPSIALFTAGIGTLLFQLITRSTVPVFLASSFAFIAPIQYSIKNFGVGETFGALAAAGIAYFLLAFLVYKGGIKSIERFLPPVVTGPVIMVIGLNLAPVAIKMAKSFDGSGNFDGRAMIISFISLVTAILVVMYGKRILNLIPIIMGVIVGYIVSLLMGVVDMSPISKADWFVIPWIEAINNKSYALPVFDLNAILFILPVAIAPAIEHVGDILAISSVTGKNYLEKPGLHKTLLGDGLATSIASLLGGPPNTTYSEVTGAVALTKATDVVYMRIAAFTAIILAFFGKLNAVLKTIPVPVMGGILILLFGMIAAIGVGTLVRNRVDMAKSKNLVIVSVVLVIGIGNLVISLGPITLGGIGLAGIVGIVLNFILPEGK, encoded by the coding sequence ATGAATGAAGGCTTAGGTATTAGAAAAATTTTATTAGGTATCCAGTTTTTATTTGTTGCCTTTGGTGCACTTGTTTTGGTTCCTCTATTAACTGGTTTGGATCCTTCTATCGCTTTATTCACTGCCGGTATAGGAACTCTCCTTTTCCAGCTGATAACAAGATCAACTGTTCCTGTTTTTTTGGCCAGTTCCTTTGCCTTTATAGCACCTATTCAATACTCTATAAAAAATTTTGGTGTTGGTGAAACATTTGGTGCTTTAGCTGCTGCTGGCATTGCATACTTTTTATTGGCATTTCTTGTTTACAAAGGTGGCATAAAATCCATTGAGAGATTCCTTCCACCCGTGGTTACAGGCCCTGTGATCATGGTTATTGGATTAAATTTAGCTCCCGTTGCAATAAAGATGGCAAAGAGTTTTGATGGATCAGGTAACTTCGATGGTAGAGCCATGATTATATCTTTCATATCTTTGGTCACAGCTATTTTGGTGGTAATGTATGGTAAAAGGATTTTAAACCTTATACCAATTATCATGGGGGTCATCGTAGGGTATATTGTTTCTTTACTCATGGGTGTAGTTGATATGTCCCCCATATCAAAGGCTGATTGGTTCGTCATCCCTTGGATAGAAGCAATAAACAATAAAAGCTACGCTTTACCTGTATTTGATCTAAATGCAATCCTTTTTATATTACCTGTTGCCATAGCACCTGCCATTGAGCATGTGGGTGATATACTCGCCATTTCATCGGTTACCGGCAAAAACTATCTTGAAAAACCTGGACTCCATAAAACGCTGTTAGGTGACGGTCTTGCAACATCTATTGCAAGTCTGTTGGGTGGTCCACCTAATACCACCTATTCAGAAGTAACAGGCGCTGTTGCCCTTACAAAAGCAACTGATGTTGTCTATATGCGTATTGCAGCATTTACAGCCATCATATTAGCCTTTTTCGGAAAGCTCAATGCAGTCCTTAAAACAATTCCTGTACCAGTTATGGGCGGTATTTTGATCCTACTTTTTGGTATGATAGCAGCAATCGGTGTAGGTACATTGGTGAGGAACAGAGTCGATATGGCAAAATCAAAAAACCTTGTCATCGTATCTGTGGTTCTTGTAATAGGAATAGGTAACCTTGTAATCAGCTTAGGCCCAATCACTCTTGGAGGGATAGGTCTTGCTGGTATCGTTGGTATTGTTTTAAATTTTATATTACCAGAAGGAAAATAA
- the plsY gene encoding glycerol-3-phosphate 1-O-acyltransferase PlsY: MIFYLVSAIIVYLLGAIPFSYLLVKMVKGVDIRTVGSGNVGATNAGRVLGFWGFVVAFLLDMLKSFVPLILLKHVYSVNQELLLIFGMISILGHSFTIFLNFKGGKGVATAVGVYLAVSPISLFIAFLVFILVAWIFKMVSLSSIIAAISLLVSILFIEHSIVVKTVTFTIVIFVIYKHKDNIKRIMNGTEKKIGEKIG; this comes from the coding sequence ATGATCTTTTACTTGGTATCAGCCATAATCGTATATCTGCTCGGGGCAATACCTTTTTCCTATTTACTAGTCAAAATGGTAAAAGGGGTAGATATCAGAACTGTAGGCAGTGGTAATGTAGGTGCCACTAACGCTGGTAGAGTATTGGGTTTTTGGGGTTTTGTCGTTGCTTTTTTGCTTGATATGTTAAAAAGTTTTGTTCCTCTTATCTTACTAAAGCACGTATACAGCGTAAATCAAGAACTTCTACTTATTTTTGGAATGATTTCTATTTTAGGTCATTCCTTTACCATTTTTTTAAATTTTAAAGGTGGTAAAGGGGTAGCAACTGCAGTTGGAGTTTATCTTGCTGTAAGCCCAATAAGTTTGTTTATAGCTTTTTTGGTTTTTATCCTGGTCGCATGGATATTCAAAATGGTTTCTCTAAGTTCCATAATTGCTGCCATATCACTTCTTGTATCAATACTTTTCATCGAACATTCCATAGTCGTTAAAACCGTGACTTTTACAATTGTTATATTTGTTATATACAAACATAAAGATAACATTAAAAGGATTATGAACGGTACAGAAAAGAAGATAGGAGAAAAAATTGGTTAA
- a CDS encoding transcription antitermination protein NusB has protein sequence MSSKKQKKMRKYALDLYYIHNQTGDLMEYVAENLIKFQNYNKDILTKSIGLLKEAMSNVDFTDDLIEKYLKKDWSIDRLPVLDLLILRLAIFELFRSDDVIEVIDDYVSLASKYSDHTSPFYINGILEKIKNDFGLNKK, from the coding sequence ATGTCTAGTAAAAAACAAAAAAAGATGCGAAAGTATGCCCTCGATCTATACTATATCCATAACCAAACTGGTGATCTTATGGAATATGTTGCTGAAAATCTTATAAAATTTCAAAATTATAACAAAGATATACTAACTAAAAGTATAGGCCTATTAAAGGAAGCCATGAGCAATGTTGATTTTACAGATGATCTGATAGAAAAATATCTAAAAAAAGACTGGTCCATAGACAGACTACCTGTCTTAGATCTTTTAATACTAAGACTAGCCATTTTTGAATTGTTCAGATCAGATGATGTAATAGAGGTAATAGATGATTACGTTTCGCTTGCCAGTAAATATTCAGATCATACAAGCCCTTTTTACATAAATGGCATTTTAGAAAAAATAAAAAACGATTTTGGATTAAATAAAAAATGA
- a CDS encoding bifunctional 3,4-dihydroxy-2-butanone-4-phosphate synthase/GTP cyclohydrolase II produces the protein MTENVRIGIEEAIQELKQGKMIILVDDEDRENEGDLVIAADFVTPEAINFMAKYGRGLICLSLTAKRCEELGLNLMVSEMGNSARFGTAFTVSIEAKEGVTTGISAYDRARTIKVAIDPKTKPSDLVKPGHVFPLRARDGGVLVRAGQTEGSVDLCKLAGLTPAAVICEIMKDDGTMARMPDLEIFAKEHGIKIVTIADLIAYRLKNETVVEESATANLPTIFGKFIIKGFRNIIDEQEAIALIKGDIKADDPVLVRVHSQCLTGDVFGSLRCDCRSQLHCAMQMIEKEGKGILLYMFQEGRGIGILNKIKAYDLQDHGFDTVEANLHLGFKDDLRDYGFGAQILRFLGVNKMKLITNNPRKIKALSGYGIDVVDRVPIVCEITPENINYLKTKEEKLGHKLNIKKIVKK, from the coding sequence ATGACAGAAAATGTAAGAATAGGTATTGAAGAAGCAATCCAAGAGCTTAAACAAGGCAAGATGATCATCCTTGTAGACGACGAAGATAGGGAGAACGAAGGGGATCTTGTCATAGCTGCGGACTTTGTAACCCCCGAAGCGATAAACTTCATGGCCAAGTACGGTAGAGGTTTGATCTGTCTGAGTCTAACAGCTAAAAGGTGTGAAGAACTTGGACTAAACCTTATGGTATCAGAAATGGGTAACTCAGCAAGGTTTGGTACCGCCTTTACAGTATCCATTGAAGCCAAAGAGGGTGTCACCACTGGTATATCAGCTTACGATAGAGCAAGAACAATAAAAGTAGCCATAGACCCCAAAACAAAACCATCTGATCTGGTAAAACCAGGGCATGTTTTTCCACTAAGGGCAAGAGACGGGGGTGTTCTTGTACGAGCAGGTCAGACAGAAGGTTCTGTAGATCTTTGCAAATTAGCTGGACTAACCCCAGCAGCAGTTATCTGTGAAATTATGAAAGATGATGGAACAATGGCTCGCATGCCAGATCTCGAAATATTTGCAAAAGAACATGGAATAAAAATAGTCACAATAGCAGATCTGATTGCATATCGATTAAAGAACGAAACAGTAGTCGAAGAATCTGCCACAGCAAATTTACCTACCATTTTTGGCAAGTTTATAATAAAAGGGTTTAGAAATATCATCGATGAACAGGAAGCAATAGCTTTGATCAAAGGGGATATAAAAGCTGACGATCCAGTACTCGTTAGAGTACACTCCCAATGCTTAACCGGAGATGTTTTCGGTTCTTTGAGATGTGATTGCAGATCTCAACTTCATTGTGCCATGCAGATGATAGAAAAAGAAGGTAAAGGTATACTCCTTTATATGTTTCAAGAAGGAAGAGGAATAGGGATATTAAATAAAATAAAAGCCTACGATCTTCAAGATCACGGTTTTGATACAGTAGAAGCAAACCTTCATCTGGGTTTTAAAGATGACCTCAGGGATTATGGATTTGGTGCACAGATACTTAGGTTTCTTGGCGTAAACAAAATGAAGCTCATAACAAACAACCCCAGAAAAATAAAAGCTTTATCTGGTTATGGGATCGATGTAGTAGATAGAGTTCCAATAGTTTGCGAAATAACTCCAGAAAATATAAACTATCTGAAAACCAAAGAGGAAAAATTAGGGCATAAATTAAACATAAAAAAGATAGTAAAAAAATAG
- the greA gene encoding transcription elongation factor GreA: MDRIPITPEGFEKIKKELERLKTVERKEVIEAIKEARAHGDLSENAEYDAAKERQGLIEAKIAELESKIGRFEVIDPSNFSGDKVVFGAYVEIENIETGETKRYRIVGPDEADISKGYISVLSPIAKALMGKSVGDTVLVKAPGGDKEYEILDISIK, translated from the coding sequence GTGGATAGAATTCCCATAACACCTGAAGGTTTTGAAAAGATAAAAAAAGAACTGGAGAGATTAAAAACCGTAGAAAGAAAAGAGGTTATAGAGGCTATCAAAGAGGCAAGGGCCCATGGAGATCTCAGTGAAAATGCAGAGTATGACGCAGCTAAGGAAAGACAGGGTCTGATAGAAGCCAAAATAGCGGAGCTTGAGTCAAAAATTGGTCGTTTTGAGGTTATTGATCCCTCAAATTTTAGCGGTGACAAAGTTGTATTTGGAGCTTATGTAGAAATCGAAAATATAGAAACTGGTGAAACAAAAAGGTATAGAATAGTAGGTCCCGATGAAGCAGATATATCAAAGGGGTATATATCGGTCCTTTCACCTATCGCAAAAGCATTGATGGGGAAATCTGTTGGTGATACAGTATTGGTTAAAGCACCTGGTGGTGATAAGGAATATGAAATACTTGATATTTCTATAAAATAA